In Glandiceps talaboti chromosome 6, keGlaTala1.1, whole genome shotgun sequence, one DNA window encodes the following:
- the LOC144436414 gene encoding uncharacterized protein LOC144436414 isoform X3, with protein sequence MSSGWESRGHHSSQSNTDTASVRTRTDSGGGDTEYTSLDTANERLLPQSKIENLERTHTDNSTANASVTPTRKSLQKRRQKSIALSSIITTLDRSGTPRADFSVIRLSPDSPVTRAAMYGRFLDLGQPLEDPPPDNMCCAIASVFFCAVIGGFAIHQAYMSRKAAKVGDRMTAEESGRYANQLSWAGIFLGILMAILIVVVFITPQFSKT encoded by the exons ATGTCATCGGGATGGGAAAGTAGAGGACATCATAGTTCTCAATCAAATACAGACACTGCCTCAGTTAGAACAAGGACTGATTCTGGTGGCGGTGACACGGAATACACGTCACTAGACACGGCAAACGAGAGACTTTTACCACAATCTAAAATTGAAAACCTTGAAAGGACACATACAGACAATAGTACTGCCAATGCATCTGTGACTCCAACAAGAAAAAGTCTCCAAAAGCGCAGACAGAAGTCAATAGCTTTGAGCAGTATTATAACAACGCTTGATCGTTCAGGTACCCCGAGGGCAGACTTCTCTGTT ATACGACTGTCTCCCGATAGTCCAGTTACAAGAGCGGCGATGTATGGCAGGTTTTTAGATTTAGGACAGCCACTAGAAGATCCTCCACCGGATAATATGTGTTGTGCGATCGCTTCTGTCTTCTTTTGTGCTGTTATAGGTGGATTTGCAATACATCAGGCTTATATG TCCCGAAAAGCTGCCAAAGTAGGAGACCGAATGACGGCGGAAGAATCAGGAAGATATGCTAATCAGTTGTCCTGGGCCGGGATATTTCTAGGAATACTCATGGCTATTTTAATTGTGGTCGTATTTATCACTCCACAGTTCTCTAAAACTTGA
- the LOC144436414 gene encoding uncharacterized protein LOC144436414 isoform X2 — MANSSKEYQRLNNTIQEKEDDDEDEDEAMSSGWESRGHHSSQSNTDTASVRTRTDSGGGDTEYTSLDTANERLLPQSKIENLERTHTDNSTANASVTPTRKSLQKRRQKSIALSSIITTLDRSGTPRADFSVIRLSPDSPVTRAAMYGRFLDLGQPLEDPPPDNMCCAIASVFFCAVIGGFAIHQAYMSRKAAKVGDRMTAEESGRYANQLSWAGIFLGILMAILIVVVFITPQFSKT; from the exons AATACCAGAGGCTTAATAACACAATTCAAGAGAAAGAAGATGACGATGAAGACGAAGACGAAGCAATGTCATCGGGATGGGAAAGTAGAGGACATCATAGTTCTCAATCAAATACAGACACTGCCTCAGTTAGAACAAGGACTGATTCTGGTGGCGGTGACACGGAATACACGTCACTAGACACGGCAAACGAGAGACTTTTACCACAATCTAAAATTGAAAACCTTGAAAGGACACATACAGACAATAGTACTGCCAATGCATCTGTGACTCCAACAAGAAAAAGTCTCCAAAAGCGCAGACAGAAGTCAATAGCTTTGAGCAGTATTATAACAACGCTTGATCGTTCAGGTACCCCGAGGGCAGACTTCTCTGTT ATACGACTGTCTCCCGATAGTCCAGTTACAAGAGCGGCGATGTATGGCAGGTTTTTAGATTTAGGACAGCCACTAGAAGATCCTCCACCGGATAATATGTGTTGTGCGATCGCTTCTGTCTTCTTTTGTGCTGTTATAGGTGGATTTGCAATACATCAGGCTTATATG TCCCGAAAAGCTGCCAAAGTAGGAGACCGAATGACGGCGGAAGAATCAGGAAGATATGCTAATCAGTTGTCCTGGGCCGGGATATTTCTAGGAATACTCATGGCTATTTTAATTGTGGTCGTATTTATCACTCCACAGTTCTCTAAAACTTGA
- the LOC144436414 gene encoding uncharacterized protein LOC144436414 isoform X1 yields MTRFSPPRFQYKYQRLNNTIQEKEDDDEDEDEAMSSGWESRGHHSSQSNTDTASVRTRTDSGGGDTEYTSLDTANERLLPQSKIENLERTHTDNSTANASVTPTRKSLQKRRQKSIALSSIITTLDRSGTPRADFSVIRLSPDSPVTRAAMYGRFLDLGQPLEDPPPDNMCCAIASVFFCAVIGGFAIHQAYMSRKAAKVGDRMTAEESGRYANQLSWAGIFLGILMAILIVVVFITPQFSKT; encoded by the exons AATACCAGAGGCTTAATAACACAATTCAAGAGAAAGAAGATGACGATGAAGACGAAGACGAAGCAATGTCATCGGGATGGGAAAGTAGAGGACATCATAGTTCTCAATCAAATACAGACACTGCCTCAGTTAGAACAAGGACTGATTCTGGTGGCGGTGACACGGAATACACGTCACTAGACACGGCAAACGAGAGACTTTTACCACAATCTAAAATTGAAAACCTTGAAAGGACACATACAGACAATAGTACTGCCAATGCATCTGTGACTCCAACAAGAAAAAGTCTCCAAAAGCGCAGACAGAAGTCAATAGCTTTGAGCAGTATTATAACAACGCTTGATCGTTCAGGTACCCCGAGGGCAGACTTCTCTGTT ATACGACTGTCTCCCGATAGTCCAGTTACAAGAGCGGCGATGTATGGCAGGTTTTTAGATTTAGGACAGCCACTAGAAGATCCTCCACCGGATAATATGTGTTGTGCGATCGCTTCTGTCTTCTTTTGTGCTGTTATAGGTGGATTTGCAATACATCAGGCTTATATG TCCCGAAAAGCTGCCAAAGTAGGAGACCGAATGACGGCGGAAGAATCAGGAAGATATGCTAATCAGTTGTCCTGGGCCGGGATATTTCTAGGAATACTCATGGCTATTTTAATTGTGGTCGTATTTATCACTCCACAGTTCTCTAAAACTTGA